The following is a genomic window from Hymenobacter sp. APR13.
CCCAGGACCGCCAGCAGCGGCGTGATGCAGCACAGCGACGCGGCCAGCGCCGCCACCAAGCCGGCCCCGAGCAGGGGTTTGTTGGAAGAAGGGGAAGTATTCATAAGGCCGATTGAAGCGAAGGAGTGGCCGCTAAGCCCGCCAATAGCGGTTGCAGAATGGGTAAATGCGGTTGGCTGAGGGCATAAAACACGGTCTGGCCGACCTTATGGGCGTGCAGCACGCCCCCATCTTTGAGCTTGCGTAAGTGCTGGGACACGGCCGAGACGGTCATTTGCAGCACGTCGGCGATGTCGCACACGCACAACTGCTGTTCGTCGGCCAGTAGCAGCAGAATTTTTAGGCGCACCTCGTTGCCGGCCAGGGCTAGGACCGAGGCCAGGGACTGAAGGGCCGGCTCAACGTGCGCCAATCGC
Proteins encoded in this region:
- a CDS encoding ArsR/SmtB family transcription factor, which gives rise to MTKKATACIRVFADTARIEQCQARLAHVEPALQSLASVLALAGNEVRLKILLLLADEQQLCVCDIADVLQMTVSAVSQHLRKLKDGGVLHAHKVGQTVFYALSQPHLPILQPLLAGLAATPSLQSAL